One window of Brevibacterium pigmentatum genomic DNA carries:
- a CDS encoding biopolymer transporter Tol, translating into MSENSDSDDERWLIVKGRRWRRTDPALEPSVIEELKGHLGAARNAVKQAKRRGAENDLAEARRRVNVAKHGLGERGEYWWEMSLEDRRRRAETALNELR; encoded by the coding sequence ATGAGCGAGAACAGCGACAGTGATGACGAGCGGTGGCTGATCGTAAAGGGACGCCGATGGCGACGAACCGACCCAGCACTGGAACCCAGCGTGATCGAGGAACTGAAGGGTCACCTCGGCGCTGCGAGGAATGCCGTCAAGCAGGCGAAGAGGCGGGGTGCTGAGAATGATCTCGCGGAGGCGAGACGGAGGGTGAATGTCGCGAAGCACGGCCTCGGCGAACGCGGCGAGTATTGGTGGGAGATGTCGCTCGAAGACCGCCGTCGGCGCGCGGAGACGGCCCTGAACGAACTGCGGTGA
- a CDS encoding SRPBCC family protein produces MSETSISASRTIDAPVEDIFHVLSNPERHAEIDGSGMVQSDDKTDRITETGQVFTMNMHWDKMGGDYKTDNHVIGFEENKLLAWKTAPAGEEPPGWEWVWELKSHSHDSTEVSVTYDWSAVTDKEVLKQVDFPAVSEEDLESSLGNLAAAVSGV; encoded by the coding sequence ATGAGTGAGACGAGCATCAGCGCTTCCCGCACGATCGATGCCCCCGTAGAGGACATCTTCCACGTCCTCTCCAATCCAGAGCGTCATGCCGAGATCGACGGCTCGGGAATGGTCCAGTCCGATGACAAGACTGACCGCATCACCGAGACCGGCCAAGTGTTCACGATGAACATGCACTGGGACAAGATGGGCGGCGACTACAAGACCGACAATCACGTCATCGGCTTTGAGGAGAACAAGCTTCTCGCCTGGAAGACGGCACCGGCCGGTGAAGAGCCACCGGGTTGGGAGTGGGTCTGGGAGCTCAAGTCCCACAGCCATGACTCGACCGAGGTCTCCGTGACCTACGACTGGAGCGCTGTCACCGACAAGGAGGTGCTCAAGCAGGTCGACTTCCCGGCCGTCAGCGAAGAGGACCTCGAATCGTCCCTCGGCAACTTGGCAGCCGCGGTGTCCGGAGTCTGA
- a CDS encoding M20/M25/M40 family metallo-hydrolase, protein MKAGLAANLFAFDAITAAGFSPAAPIHLQSVVKEESTGNGALSALLRGYTGDAVLIPEPVENALVRTNVGEISGGD, encoded by the coding sequence ATGAAAGCCGGCCTCGCGGCCAACCTCTTCGCCTTCGACGCGATCACCGCTGCCGGATTCTCTCCTGCAGCCCCGATCCATCTCCAATCCGTGGTGAAGGAGGAGAGCACCGGCAACGGAGCGCTTTCGGCACTTCTGCGCGGCTACACCGGCGACGCCGTGCTCATCCCGGAACCAGTAGAGAACGCCCTGGTGCGAACCAACGTCGGAGAGATCTCTGGCGGAGACTGA